In Opitutaceae bacterium TAV5, one genomic interval encodes:
- a CDS encoding diaminopimelate decarboxylase, which produces MHHFHYNGSRLHCESVNLADVARLYGTPTYVYSAATMADNYTRLARSLDGLDVQICYAMKANSSLAILRHFANLGAAFDLVSGGEIRRVIAAGADVTRSVFAGVGKTEAEIRQALENGIFAFHVESEPEIARINHVAGQLGSGKKAPIAIRINPDVDAHTHAKITTGKADNKFGIPLAAAAAAYEAAARYPHIEIKGVQMHIGSQLTSVKPFVEAVTKVAPFAADLKARYGIRYFSIGGGIGIVYKDALASGQQSWWDAQPADQRPITPEAYGAALVPLLQPLGLKILLEPGRFLVGNAGALLSRVEYLKRGLHKNFLVVDAALNDLVRPAMYDSYHEIVPLQRDTARRALVADIVGPICETGDCFAKDRQLQELGEGEYIALLSAGAYGFTMASRYNTRPLAAEVLVNQGAFELVNTRETFEQQIANEKVPAFLQ; this is translated from the coding sequence ATGCATCACTTCCACTACAACGGTTCCCGCCTGCATTGCGAATCGGTCAATCTCGCCGACGTCGCCCGCCTCTACGGCACGCCCACCTACGTCTACAGCGCCGCCACGATGGCCGACAACTACACGCGCCTCGCGCGGAGCCTCGACGGGCTCGACGTGCAGATCTGTTACGCGATGAAGGCCAACTCGTCGCTCGCGATCCTGCGCCACTTCGCGAATCTCGGCGCCGCGTTCGACCTCGTCAGCGGCGGCGAAATCCGCCGTGTCATCGCCGCCGGGGCCGACGTGACGCGCAGCGTCTTCGCCGGCGTCGGCAAGACCGAGGCCGAAATCCGGCAGGCCCTCGAAAACGGCATTTTCGCCTTCCACGTCGAGAGCGAGCCCGAGATCGCCCGCATCAACCACGTGGCCGGCCAGCTCGGGTCGGGCAAGAAAGCCCCCATCGCCATCCGCATCAATCCCGACGTCGACGCCCACACCCACGCCAAGATCACCACCGGCAAGGCGGACAACAAGTTCGGCATCCCTCTCGCCGCCGCTGCCGCCGCCTACGAGGCCGCCGCCCGCTACCCGCACATCGAGATCAAGGGCGTGCAGATGCACATCGGCTCGCAGCTCACCAGCGTGAAGCCCTTCGTCGAGGCCGTCACCAAGGTCGCGCCCTTCGCCGCCGACCTGAAGGCGCGCTACGGCATCCGCTACTTCTCCATCGGCGGCGGCATCGGCATCGTCTACAAGGACGCCCTCGCCAGCGGCCAGCAATCCTGGTGGGACGCGCAGCCGGCCGACCAGCGTCCGATCACGCCCGAGGCTTACGGCGCCGCGCTCGTCCCCCTGCTTCAGCCGCTCGGCCTCAAGATCCTCCTCGAACCCGGCCGCTTCCTCGTCGGCAATGCCGGCGCTCTCCTCTCGCGCGTCGAGTACCTGAAGCGCGGTTTGCACAAAAACTTCCTCGTCGTGGACGCCGCCCTCAACGACCTCGTGCGGCCGGCCATGTACGACAGTTACCACGAGATCGTCCCGCTCCAGCGCGACACCGCCCGCCGCGCGCTCGTCGCCGACATCGTCGGCCCCATCTGCGAGACCGGCGACTGCTTCGCCAAAGACCGCCAGCTCCAGGAGCTCGGTGAAGGCGAGTACATCGCGCTCCTCAGCGCCGGCGCCTACGGCTTCACGATGGCCAGCCGTTACAACACCCGCCCGCTCGCCGCCGAGGTGCTGGTCAACCAGGGCGCGTTCGAACTCGTCAACACCCGCGAGACTTTCGAACAGCAGATCGCCAACGAAAAAGTCCCGGCTTTCCTGCAATAA
- a CDS encoding LrgA: MIARSRAATATRGFRRCRIFVRRNRWVQAAGLFVLWWLCEQAVRALGVPVPGAIIGLALLLALLASGRFPQTWVRRGATGLLDHLMLFFVPAMLALLDHRELFSLTGLKLLGVVMVGTLLVMTGTATVVELSLRRRLKRDHA; the protein is encoded by the coding sequence ATGATCGCACGCAGCCGGGCAGCAACAGCAACGAGAGGGTTCAGGCGTTGCCGGATTTTTGTCCGGCGCAACCGATGGGTGCAGGCGGCGGGGCTCTTCGTGCTCTGGTGGCTCTGCGAGCAGGCTGTCCGCGCGCTCGGCGTGCCGGTGCCCGGCGCGATCATCGGGCTGGCCTTGCTGCTGGCGCTGCTCGCGAGCGGGCGTTTCCCGCAGACGTGGGTGCGGCGCGGCGCGACGGGGCTGCTCGATCACCTGATGCTGTTTTTTGTCCCGGCCATGCTGGCCCTGCTCGATCACCGGGAACTGTTCAGCCTCACCGGGCTCAAGCTGCTCGGCGTGGTCATGGTCGGCACCTTGCTCGTCATGACCGGCACGGCGACGGTGGTGGAACTGAGTCTGCGCCGGAGGCTGAAGCGCGACCATGCGTGA
- a CDS encoding LysR family transcriptional regulator → MELRNLHAFVEVVRQGGFSAAAAVLHATQPTVSKAVRQLEHECRATLLDRRATPPRLTDAGEVVHRRAVAMLAERESLLVELDELRGVKRGRLRLGLPTLGISELFAPRVAAYRRAYPGVEIELLEGGSRRLEAAVRAGEIELGASLRPVPDEFAWQPVCDEPLMVLLPEAHALAGRKRVKLAELASSPFVLFEGRFVLNSLIAEACARRGFTPTATARGSQPDFVIALVAAGLGLALLPKLVVESRTLPSVKVALLDETDLRWQLGMIWRREAVLSTAARSWLELLGKRKQAPEATG, encoded by the coding sequence ATGGAACTGCGAAATCTGCATGCCTTTGTCGAAGTGGTCCGCCAGGGAGGTTTTTCCGCCGCCGCCGCGGTGCTGCACGCCACGCAGCCCACGGTGAGCAAGGCCGTCCGGCAACTGGAGCATGAGTGCCGGGCGACGTTGCTGGACCGGCGCGCGACGCCGCCGCGGCTGACCGATGCGGGCGAGGTCGTGCACCGGCGCGCCGTGGCGATGCTGGCCGAACGCGAGAGCCTGCTCGTGGAGCTGGACGAACTGCGCGGCGTGAAGCGCGGGCGGTTGCGGCTCGGGTTGCCGACGCTCGGGATCAGCGAACTGTTCGCGCCGCGGGTGGCGGCCTACCGGCGCGCGTATCCGGGTGTGGAAATCGAACTGCTGGAAGGCGGCAGCCGCCGGCTGGAGGCGGCGGTGCGCGCGGGCGAGATCGAGCTCGGCGCGTCGTTGCGGCCGGTGCCCGACGAGTTTGCCTGGCAGCCGGTGTGTGACGAGCCGCTGATGGTGTTGCTGCCCGAGGCGCATGCGCTGGCGGGGCGCAAACGCGTGAAGCTCGCGGAGCTCGCGTCGAGCCCGTTCGTGCTGTTCGAGGGCCGCTTCGTGCTCAACTCGCTGATCGCGGAAGCGTGCGCCCGGCGCGGGTTCACGCCGACGGCGACGGCGCGCGGCAGCCAGCCGGATTTCGTGATCGCGCTGGTGGCGGCCGGCCTCGGCCTCGCTCTGTTGCCGAAACTGGTGGTCGAGTCGCGCACCCTGCCCTCGGTGAAGGTGGCCCTGCTCGACGAAACCGATCTGCGCTGGCAACTCGGCATGATCTGGCGCCGCGAGGCCGTGCTCTCCACGGCGGCGCGGAGCTGGCTGGAATTGCTCGGGAAGCGGAAACAGGCGCCGGAGGCGACGGGGTGA
- a CDS encoding AraC family transcriptional regulator codes for MSVNRDDTFAQVHSGAEEVRRSASYAWDNSERQRAPVFVLQRTEEGAGFFEDERGRRLVPAGYVMLFTYGENSRYGYPPEATEPYRLRWISCSLAGSVRAMVGQLRDDFGAVVRMPPESEAGALFDEVLDRYVRREFYDRYHEADLVCRLLIALYREQVAATRTADPVEFGYHYLQSHFRSPVNLKLVAEKCGVSREHFIRAFRARYAEAPGAMLRRLRMERAATLLATTEMPVQDVALACGFANAGTFCRAWRREHGGSPGQRRRERR; via the coding sequence ATGAGCGTTAACCGGGACGATACCTTTGCCCAGGTGCACAGCGGCGCCGAGGAAGTGCGCCGCAGCGCGTCGTATGCGTGGGACAACAGCGAGCGGCAGCGCGCGCCGGTCTTCGTGTTGCAGCGGACCGAGGAGGGCGCGGGGTTTTTCGAGGACGAACGCGGGCGGCGGCTGGTGCCGGCGGGTTATGTGATGCTGTTCACCTACGGCGAAAATTCCCGCTACGGCTATCCGCCGGAAGCGACGGAGCCGTACCGGTTGCGCTGGATCAGTTGTTCGCTGGCCGGGAGCGTGCGGGCGATGGTGGGCCAGTTGCGGGACGATTTCGGTGCGGTGGTGCGCATGCCGCCGGAGTCGGAGGCCGGGGCGCTGTTCGACGAGGTGCTCGACCGCTACGTGCGACGCGAATTTTACGACCGCTATCACGAGGCCGATCTCGTTTGCCGGCTGCTCATCGCGCTTTACCGCGAGCAGGTGGCGGCGACGCGAACGGCGGACCCGGTGGAGTTTGGCTATCATTATTTGCAGAGCCATTTCCGTTCTCCCGTGAATCTGAAGCTGGTGGCGGAAAAATGCGGGGTGAGCCGCGAGCACTTCATCCGGGCGTTTCGCGCGCGTTATGCGGAGGCGCCGGGCGCGATGTTGCGGCGGCTGCGCATGGAGCGGGCGGCGACATTGCTGGCGACGACCGAAATGCCGGTGCAGGACGTGGCGCTGGCGTGCGGATTCGCCAACGCGGGGACATTTTGCCGGGCGTGGCGGCGCGAGCACGGAGGCAGCCCCGGCCAGCGCCGGCGGGAACGGCGGTGA
- a CDS encoding ABC transporter: MFRFIARRLLETIPVLFIIVTVTFFMLRYVPGGPFTSEKAVSREIQRNLEAHYGLDQPLHRQYFAYLWDLCPKKFDPRGLFDGHGRGLDLKATLGIDLGPSFKYPNRTVNEIIADKLPVSLELGGWALLVALVIGVSLGVVAAVRKNSALDHAASSLAMVGICVPTFVLGPVFVLVFAIWLRWLPPSGWYGAADRVLPALTLGLVYAAYVARLTRGGMLEVLNQDFIRTARAKGAGEVRVVFRHALRSGLMPLVSYLGPAIAGVISGSFVIETIFQIPGLGREFVTSAFNRDYTLVLGTVVLYATLIIFLNLVVDVVLVWLNPRLKFE; this comes from the coding sequence ATGTTTCGCTTCATCGCCCGCCGTCTCCTCGAGACGATTCCGGTTTTGTTCATCATCGTCACGGTCACTTTCTTCATGCTCCGGTACGTGCCGGGCGGGCCGTTCACGTCGGAGAAGGCGGTATCGAGGGAAATCCAGCGCAACCTCGAGGCCCACTACGGGCTCGATCAGCCGCTGCACCGGCAATACTTCGCCTACCTGTGGGACCTGTGTCCGAAAAAATTCGACCCGCGCGGCTTGTTTGACGGACACGGACGCGGTCTCGACTTGAAAGCGACGCTGGGCATCGACCTCGGGCCGTCGTTCAAATACCCCAATCGCACCGTCAACGAGATCATCGCCGACAAGCTGCCGGTGTCGCTGGAACTGGGCGGGTGGGCGTTGCTGGTCGCGCTGGTCATCGGGGTGTCGCTCGGGGTGGTGGCGGCGGTGAGAAAAAACTCCGCGCTGGACCACGCGGCGTCGTCGCTGGCGATGGTGGGCATCTGTGTGCCGACGTTTGTGCTCGGGCCGGTGTTCGTGCTGGTGTTCGCCATCTGGCTGCGCTGGCTGCCGCCTTCGGGCTGGTATGGCGCGGCGGACCGGGTGCTGCCGGCGCTGACGCTCGGGCTGGTGTACGCGGCGTATGTGGCGCGGCTGACGCGCGGCGGCATGCTGGAGGTGCTGAACCAGGATTTCATCCGCACGGCGCGGGCGAAGGGCGCGGGGGAGGTGCGGGTGGTGTTTCGCCACGCGCTGCGCAGCGGGCTGATGCCGCTGGTGTCGTACCTCGGGCCGGCGATCGCGGGGGTGATTTCGGGGTCGTTCGTGATCGAGACGATTTTCCAGATTCCGGGGCTGGGGCGCGAGTTCGTGACCTCGGCCTTCAACCGCGACTACACCCTCGTGCTCGGCACGGTGGTGCTGTACGCGACCCTGATCATTTTCCTCAACCTGGTTGTGGACGTCGTCCTCGTGTGGCTCAACCCGCGGCTGAAATTCGAATGA
- a CDS encoding membrane protein, with translation MREVLIPVFWSAVTLGVYALARYLDRRHRCWWTSPLLVTWVVCGALILVFHATYHDYLRGTHWLVTLLGPATVAFALPIYEQRALIRRHAGTLALGVTAGSLIAVGSAWLLAEWLHLSPDLRMSLLPRSVTTPLAMTASESIGGIPGLTASFTAVTGIFGAAVGEAVIACLPLRTVFARGALFGMGAHGAGVARARELGQEEGAIAGLVMVLAGLVNVLGATVVMAFLR, from the coding sequence ATGCGTGAGGTGCTGATCCCGGTTTTCTGGAGCGCCGTCACGCTCGGCGTGTATGCGTTGGCGCGTTACCTCGACCGCCGGCATCGCTGCTGGTGGACTTCGCCGCTGCTCGTGACCTGGGTGGTGTGCGGAGCCCTGATCCTGGTCTTTCATGCCACGTATCACGATTATCTGCGCGGCACGCACTGGCTGGTGACGTTGCTCGGTCCGGCGACCGTGGCCTTCGCTCTTCCGATTTACGAGCAGCGCGCGCTGATCCGGCGCCACGCGGGAACGCTGGCGCTCGGCGTCACCGCCGGCAGCCTGATCGCCGTCGGCAGCGCCTGGCTGCTGGCCGAGTGGCTGCACCTCTCGCCGGACCTGCGCATGAGCCTGCTGCCGCGGTCGGTGACCACGCCGCTGGCGATGACCGCATCGGAAAGCATCGGCGGCATTCCCGGGCTGACGGCGTCGTTCACGGCGGTCACCGGCATCTTTGGCGCTGCGGTGGGCGAGGCGGTGATCGCCTGCCTGCCGTTGCGGACGGTTTTCGCCCGCGGCGCCCTCTTCGGCATGGGCGCGCACGGCGCCGGCGTGGCCAGGGCGCGCGAACTCGGTCAGGAGGAAGGGGCGATTGCCGGTCTCGTGATGGTCCTCGCGGGCTTGGTCAATGTCCTCGGAGCGACGGTCGTGATGGCGTTCCTGCGGTGA
- a CDS encoding GntR family transcriptional regulator: MIRLQTATRPPQRAENRAGSIYTQIKEDIAALRLLPGDRFTETDVAARMRTSRTPVREALFRLQREGHVEVLFRNGWQVRPFDFRVFEELYDVRILLETAAVARLCAQADTGGPFIDPAAFADLKRVWLVPESERLQDAGMVAGLDERFHEKLVEATGNREMALIHHDITERIRIVRRLDFTKPERIAATYAEHGRIIEAILRKNTESAQELLRTHIDRSKAEVRRITLHMLQTARQIKTRTRCSPKFAQKPDYPPARGISGINL; the protein is encoded by the coding sequence ATGATACGGTTGCAGACAGCCACCCGGCCCCCGCAGCGCGCGGAAAACCGCGCCGGATCGATCTACACGCAGATCAAAGAGGACATCGCCGCCCTGCGGCTCCTGCCCGGCGACCGGTTCACCGAAACCGATGTGGCCGCGCGCATGCGGACCAGCCGCACGCCGGTGCGCGAGGCGCTCTTCCGCCTGCAACGCGAAGGCCATGTCGAGGTGCTTTTTCGCAACGGCTGGCAGGTGCGTCCGTTCGACTTTCGTGTATTCGAGGAACTTTACGACGTGCGCATCCTTCTCGAAACCGCCGCCGTCGCCCGCCTGTGCGCTCAGGCGGATACCGGCGGCCCGTTTATCGATCCGGCGGCTTTCGCCGACCTGAAACGCGTCTGGCTCGTGCCGGAGAGCGAACGGCTGCAGGACGCCGGCATGGTCGCCGGGCTTGACGAACGTTTTCACGAAAAACTGGTCGAGGCCACGGGCAACCGCGAGATGGCGCTGATCCATCACGACATCACCGAGCGCATCCGGATCGTGCGCCGGCTCGATTTCACGAAACCGGAACGCATCGCCGCCACCTATGCCGAGCATGGCCGGATTATCGAGGCGATCCTCCGGAAAAACACCGAAAGCGCGCAGGAACTGCTCCGCACGCACATCGACCGCAGCAAGGCCGAAGTCCGGCGGATCACACTCCACATGCTCCAAACCGCCCGGCAGATAAAGACAAGAACGAGGTGTTCCCCGAAGTTTGCACAGAAGCCCGATTATCCGCCGGCCCGGGGGATATCGGGAATCAACTTGTGA
- a CDS encoding methylamine utilization protein MauE: protein MMESGTGVPHSRAAAPHGRTWFVRAARLVVGGLLLVAGILKAADPARFVTEIGHYRMTGPQLSWLAGVYVPWLEIVCGAVLLFACGRYGGAAWRWRAGAWVVATGLYAAFAVFIGAAWARGLDISCGCFGAGSSSVGPWTFARSAVLLALAAAGAWCELLCCRRRRPWSAAVLCRFRGYRH, encoded by the coding sequence ATGATGGAAAGCGGCACAGGAGTGCCGCACTCCAGGGCGGCTGCGCCGCATGGACGCACGTGGTTTGTGCGGGCGGCGCGCCTGGTTGTCGGCGGGCTGTTGCTGGTGGCGGGGATTCTGAAGGCGGCCGATCCGGCGCGGTTTGTGACGGAGATCGGGCATTACCGGATGACCGGACCGCAACTGTCATGGCTGGCAGGCGTGTATGTGCCGTGGCTCGAGATCGTGTGCGGCGCCGTGCTGCTTTTTGCATGCGGGCGGTACGGCGGCGCGGCCTGGCGCTGGCGGGCCGGCGCGTGGGTGGTGGCAACGGGATTGTATGCGGCGTTCGCGGTTTTTATCGGCGCGGCCTGGGCGCGCGGGCTGGATATTTCCTGCGGCTGTTTCGGAGCGGGATCGTCTTCGGTGGGGCCATGGACGTTCGCGCGCAGCGCCGTGCTGCTGGCGCTCGCGGCGGCCGGAGCGTGGTGCGAGTTGCTGTGTTGCCGCCGCAGGCGGCCTTGGAGTGCGGCAGTCCTCTGCCGCTTTCGAGGTTACCGGCATTGA
- a CDS encoding cobalamin biosynthesis protein P47K, with product MSSAIDSAPVPATASDKAAPVPVTVLTGFLGAGKTTLLNRILTEQHGKKLAVIENEFGEVGVDNQLVIQSDEELFEMNNGCICCSVRGDLIRVLGRLMKRKDRLDGILIETTGLADPGPVAQTFFTDDEMRAAFRLDSIVTVVDAKHILLHLGDSPEVQKQIAFADVLILNKIDLVSPDELDRLEARIRKMNAATRILRARNADVPLAAVLDVGGFNLSRASELDPRFLEPTYPFEWAGAYALPAGKHELVIGHPHHDHGCDCGHDHAHGHGHGHDDHDHHDHAHGEDDHGHADGHGHHHHHHHHGNENELDIVILPVKSLDEADLAAARDDAVRIFADWENKVAPGDPVTPGRTLHRLVLDDGHGHYPLTIAQPGFHLVFEGCGEHPLHIPVMGENVRPAWQQDYEHTHSHEDAVSSVGITEAGTVDAQKLNNWIGELLQKKGADIYRSKGVLSVKGSDNRLVFQGVHMLFDAKFDRPWGKDARTNTLVFIGKDLDRDALTKGFRSCLL from the coding sequence ATGTCCTCCGCCATCGATTCCGCTCCTGTTCCCGCCACCGCCTCCGACAAGGCCGCGCCCGTTCCCGTCACCGTCCTCACCGGCTTCCTCGGCGCGGGCAAGACCACGCTCCTCAATCGCATCCTCACCGAACAGCACGGGAAAAAACTCGCCGTCATCGAAAACGAATTCGGTGAAGTCGGCGTGGACAACCAGCTCGTCATCCAGAGCGACGAGGAACTCTTCGAAATGAACAACGGCTGCATCTGCTGCTCCGTGCGCGGCGATCTCATCCGCGTGCTCGGCCGGCTCATGAAGCGCAAGGACCGGCTCGACGGCATCCTGATCGAAACCACCGGCCTCGCCGACCCCGGCCCCGTGGCGCAGACGTTTTTTACCGACGACGAAATGCGCGCCGCCTTCCGTCTCGACAGCATCGTCACCGTCGTGGACGCGAAGCACATCCTCCTGCACCTCGGCGACTCCCCCGAAGTGCAGAAGCAGATCGCCTTCGCCGATGTCCTGATCCTCAACAAGATCGACCTCGTCTCCCCCGACGAACTCGACCGCCTCGAGGCGCGCATCCGCAAGATGAACGCCGCCACGCGTATCCTCCGCGCCCGCAACGCCGACGTCCCGCTCGCCGCCGTCCTCGACGTCGGCGGCTTCAACCTCTCCCGCGCCAGCGAGCTCGACCCGCGTTTCCTCGAACCGACGTACCCGTTCGAATGGGCCGGCGCCTACGCCCTGCCCGCCGGCAAACACGAACTCGTCATCGGCCACCCTCATCACGATCACGGGTGCGATTGCGGTCACGATCACGCGCACGGACACGGGCACGGGCACGACGACCACGACCACCATGACCACGCGCATGGCGAAGATGACCACGGACACGCTGACGGTCACGGCCATCACCACCACCACCATCATCACGGCAACGAGAACGAACTCGATATCGTCATCCTCCCGGTAAAATCCCTCGACGAGGCCGACCTCGCCGCTGCGCGCGATGACGCCGTCCGCATCTTCGCCGACTGGGAAAACAAGGTTGCCCCCGGCGACCCGGTCACGCCCGGCCGCACGCTCCATCGCCTCGTGCTCGACGACGGTCACGGCCACTATCCGCTCACCATTGCGCAACCCGGTTTCCACCTCGTTTTCGAAGGCTGCGGCGAACACCCGCTGCACATTCCCGTGATGGGCGAAAACGTCCGCCCCGCCTGGCAGCAGGATTACGAGCACACGCACAGCCACGAGGACGCCGTCAGCTCCGTCGGCATCACCGAGGCGGGCACGGTGGACGCGCAAAAACTCAACAACTGGATCGGCGAGTTGTTGCAGAAAAAAGGCGCCGACATCTACCGCAGCAAGGGCGTGCTCAGCGTCAAGGGTTCGGATAACCGGCTCGTTTTCCAGGGCGTCCACATGCTCTTCGACGCGAAGTTCGACCGCCCCTGGGGCAAGGATGCGCGGACCAACACGCTCGTGTTCATCGGCAAGGATCTGGATCGCGACGCGCTCACCAAGGGCTTCCGCTCCTGCCTCCTCTGA
- a CDS encoding ABC transporter permease: protein MLRVSEKKLQTVADSASAALEEGRSLWADAWARLRKNRMAVAGGVFLAVLALCCIVLPSALGLSYEEQNLQVGSSAPFTELAVMTRPDRPSAYPELITMKRVEEDFGAGEAERVRMRAGERVEIDGRVFTGSDKVFVFGTDMNGRDLLARVLLGGRISLMIGLVASLVALLIGVTWGAVAGYAGGKTDLVMMRIVDIMYALPFTIFVILLLVFLKEPMNDLDAWLRGFSVFGAHPFARLQGIGKIFVLFAAIGAVEWLTMARIVRGQVLSVKKMEYIEAARSLGYGSGRIIWRHIVPNVLGPVIVFTTLTIPAVILLESFLSFLGLGVDAPMCSWGTLIKDGAEKMEEFPWLLLFPGTIFSLTLLSLNFLGDGLRDALDVRASKD, encoded by the coding sequence ATGCTTCGCGTATCTGAAAAAAAGTTACAGACTGTCGCCGACAGCGCTTCCGCGGCTCTCGAAGAGGGACGGTCGCTGTGGGCCGACGCGTGGGCGCGGCTGCGCAAGAACCGGATGGCGGTGGCCGGCGGGGTGTTTCTGGCCGTGCTCGCCCTGTGCTGCATCGTGCTGCCGTCAGCGCTCGGGCTTTCCTACGAAGAACAGAACCTGCAGGTGGGCAGCAGTGCGCCGTTCACGGAGCTGGCGGTGATGACGCGGCCCGACCGGCCGTCGGCGTATCCCGAACTCATCACGATGAAGCGCGTGGAGGAGGATTTCGGCGCGGGCGAAGCCGAACGGGTCCGCATGCGCGCGGGCGAACGCGTGGAGATCGACGGCCGGGTGTTCACGGGGTCGGACAAGGTGTTTGTTTTCGGCACCGACATGAACGGCCGCGACCTGCTGGCGCGTGTGCTGCTCGGCGGACGGATTTCCCTGATGATCGGGCTGGTCGCCTCGCTGGTGGCGCTCCTGATCGGCGTGACGTGGGGGGCGGTGGCGGGCTACGCGGGCGGCAAGACCGACTTGGTGATGATGCGCATCGTGGACATCATGTACGCGCTGCCGTTCACGATCTTCGTGATTCTGCTGCTCGTGTTCCTGAAAGAGCCGATGAACGATCTGGACGCGTGGCTGCGCGGTTTTTCGGTGTTCGGCGCGCATCCGTTTGCGCGGCTCCAGGGGATTGGAAAAATCTTCGTGCTCTTCGCGGCGATCGGCGCGGTGGAGTGGCTGACGATGGCGCGCATCGTGCGCGGACAGGTGCTCTCCGTCAAAAAAATGGAGTACATCGAGGCGGCGCGTTCGCTCGGCTACGGCTCGGGACGGATCATCTGGCGGCACATCGTGCCCAACGTGCTCGGGCCGGTCATCGTGTTCACCACGCTGACGATCCCGGCGGTGATTTTGCTGGAATCGTTCCTGAGTTTTCTCGGGCTCGGCGTGGACGCGCCGATGTGTTCGTGGGGCACGCTGATCAAGGACGGCGCGGAGAAAATGGAAGAGTTCCCGTGGCTGTTATTGTTTCCCGGTACGATCTTTTCCCTGACGCTGCTCTCGCTCAATTTCCTCGGCGACGGCCTGCGCGACGCACTGGACGTGCGGGCGTCAAAGGACTGA
- a CDS encoding rhodanese: MLLACAGIPAALSAWLHPRVPVWPSAERLAVAEAEAREGEIGLAELKAAAFYGQSQSHVLWVDARKAEAFAAGHIPGAINLNEDTWESLLEGFVEAWDGAAPVVVYCDSTECDSSRAVAARIRREFGATRVFTLKGGWQTWQQQ, from the coding sequence CTGTTGCTGGCATGCGCAGGGATCCCGGCGGCGCTGTCGGCGTGGCTGCATCCGCGGGTGCCGGTGTGGCCGTCGGCTGAGCGGCTGGCGGTGGCCGAGGCGGAGGCGCGGGAAGGCGAGATCGGGCTGGCGGAACTGAAGGCGGCGGCATTTTACGGCCAATCCCAATCGCACGTGCTCTGGGTCGACGCGCGCAAGGCGGAGGCGTTTGCAGCGGGCCATATTCCGGGTGCGATCAACCTCAACGAAGACACCTGGGAAAGCCTGCTGGAAGGGTTTGTCGAGGCATGGGACGGAGCCGCGCCGGTCGTGGTGTATTGCGACAGCACGGAGTGCGACTCCAGCCGCGCCGTGGCCGCGCGCATCCGGCGCGAGTTTGGCGCCACCCGGGTTTTTACGCTGAAAGGAGGGTGGCAGACATGGCAGCAGCAATGA